The window TGAGGCTTGGATGCTTGTGCTCCTTTTATCCAATTTCGCATTTGACCTGCAAGCGTGTCTTGTCCTGTCTTGGAAACTTGAAGGGTAAAATTTCCACTGACCAAAACACTGCCGGCCAATACATTATCTCCTTTCTTCTTAAACACCGGTGCACTTTCCCCTGTGATAACAGCTTCGCTCACTTCCACCGCACCTTCTGTAACAATACCATCTGCAGGAACCTTCTCCCCCTCATTTACGATGAGCAAGTCTCCGGTTTTTATTCTATCTGATGTAATAGATGAAATAAGTATCTCTCCTGTTTCTTGATTCTTTTCTACTCGGTTAGCCATTGCCGGCAATAAAGAAGCGGTATCCTGCATTTGGATAGAGGTCTTTGACAAGGCTCGTGCTTCAATATTATTTCCTAATAAAACCAAGGTTATAATCGTAACCGCAGTTTCAAAATACAAATGCCCTTCGTGACCACCTGCCATTAATGCAAAACTATAAGCCACAGCTGCCAATGCACCCATACTAACAAGCACATCCATATTGGGATTCTTGTCTTGCAGTGAATGTATAGCACTTTTTCCAAAATATTGCAATCCAATAACAAGTGCGGGTAAAGCTACAACAAACTGAACCCAACCGCTATGAAAAAACGGGATATGGACTATCATGTGCGCCCAAAAAGGCAAAGCACACAACAAACTGATGAGAAACTTTAGCTCAAGCGGACTTAGGCTTTTTTTTTACTTGCAGAATCTTGAATAGAGTCTTTGATAACAGTATAGCCTCGTCTTTCTATTTCAGACGTAATTTCAGCTAAGGCAATGTGATTAGGGTTGTCAAAAACCACTTCTTTATCGGCAAGGTTAACTGCAATGTTGCTTCCACCTTTGTCGGCAACTGCATTTTCTACTGAACGTGCACAATTACTGCATGTCATACCGTCCACTTTTATAATTACTTGATTGCTCATAGAATCGTCCTGATTTTAGGAAGCACAAAGATAGTCAATATATAAACGTACTAAGTTAATACTCGATTGAAAAATAAATAACTTGACAAACAATATACGACCTGGGTTTTATCCTAATCCTACATCTAACATCATCATCACAATAAATCCTCCCAAAAATCCGAGGGTTGCAATATTGGTATTGTTATGCTGTTGTGTTTCAGGGATTACTTCTTCAACAACGACATAGATCATGGCACCTGCTGCAAACGACAGGGCATAAGGCAGAATAGGCGTAAAAAACGAAACCGCAAAAGCACCCAAGACCCCTGCGACAGGTTCAACCAAAGCGGATGCTTGACCATAGAGAAAACTTTTTCTGCGACTCATTCCCAATCTTCTCAGAGGCATAGCAACGGCAACACCTTCCGGTAAATTTTGAAATCCAATACCCAACGCCAACACAACTGCTCCGGCAATTGATGCTTGAGGAATTCCCGCCCCTACTCCACCAAATAAAACTCCCACCGCCAAACCTTCAGGAATATTGTGAAGCACAATGGCAAGCACAAGCAGATATGTGCGTTTCATGCTCGTTTTAATGCCTTCTGTTGCATTGGACTCAACATGGAAATGAGGTAACAACTTATCCAAAATAAAGATAAAACCCGCACCAAGACTAAAACCTACAGCAGCAGGCAATACTTTCATAAATTTTTCACCTGAACTCATGTCAATTGCAGGAACCAACAAACTCCAAAAACTTGCAGCCACCATAACTCCGCCTGTAAAACCCAGCATGACATCAAACAACTTGCGGTTCATTTCTTTGAAAAAGAATACAAAGGCTGCTCCGACTGCTGTTAAGAACCATGTAAATAAAGTAGCATATAAGGCAGCAGTAATTGGGCTGACACTCTCCAAATAATTGACAATCTGCTCAAACATAGTATTATTTTAAGGTTCAAATTAACATGATATTTAAACAGCCTTCATTCAAAAGAATCCACATTTAATCCAAAAGCATAACTTTGACATAGGGAATTATTTTGCGTAGTATTGCACTAAATAATTCTGATACAAATGTTTTTTCAAATCCCTACCGATGGAATTAAACCTGATGCATTCGAACCCGTTGATTTCAGTCAATGGTACAATATACTATTCTATATTGGTGTACCTATTCTGATGTTTATTATTTTTAGGATTTGGCTCAAAAATAAAGACAAAAAGAATTGAGCTACTAAGGGTTAAAGGGTGTGTACAAGGGTCAACCCATCCACAAATTCATAAGCTAACTTAATTTCTTGGGAATAACTTCCTTTATTCACAAATCCATTCAGCCTGTTTTCTTTGTCAAAGCACACAGTCAGATGCTGTTTAAAATCTAACTCCTTTTTACCATAAACCTTATATAGAGTTTCTTTGGCAGACCATATAAGGGTAGCTCTTTCTTGTTGAGAAAAAACGGAATCCGGTACTTTGTCATTTTCTGATATAAATTTCGGAGCAAGCTTTACGGGCAAATTGCCAAGCTCTTCAATGTCAATTCCCGTCAAGGCATTTTCATTTGAAATTATTACAGCTACATGATTGCGTTTGTGTGAGAATGAGATAAAAGTCGAACCATCTGCCAAATGCGGTTTGCCATAAGAATCGTAGTGAACTTTATGGTGTATATTCCGGTTTGCCAACACATTCAGCAAATGCCTTGTCCCTAACCTCTCTAACTGTTTATTTCTTAATTTTTCTTCATATACTTCTGTTTCATTCAGATTTTCAAGAAAAAAGGAAAAAGGCTCGTCCATACGCCAGATTCCCAGCGCATTACCTTTACCATTGTTAGACTTAAAAATCAGAGGCATACATAAAATCAAAAAACAGGATTCCCTTTCGAAATAGAGGTGCCCACATATTGAACGTTTTGCAGTATTGTATCTCGCATATTTTGTTCAAATCCAATCACATATCGTCCGGTTTTTTTGAGACATAAATCCTTGCTTATGGGCAGATTATAGGACTTATTATTTCCTGAACCACTGCCAGTCCACTTGCCATCAACTGTTGCTAAATCTAGCTCAACCCTATTGGTAACATCTATTCCATCAGGGTCACGCAAGTGCACCAGCAAATAAATATTTCTGTAAAGATAATCATCCGTAATCTGAAGATTTACGTTCACATTATAACAAATCGAAGTATCTATTATTTCAAAGGGAAACGAAGGAATATTGTCATACGTCCATCCTGATTCAGGCAAATCCGCCTTGTCATTGATTAAAACTTTGGAATTGCAACCTACAATTGCAAGAGAAGCAAGAAAGATGATTAAATAAACCCTCATGAGTTGCAAAAGTAAAGTTAAAAAACGAAGATTATTTGTGATGCGAAAAATTAAGATTGTTTTCTATCAATTTCAGCAAGTCGTCAACATTTTCTATCTCTATTTTTATGGGCAGATAGTACCACAATTCGGTTTCTGAAGAAACCTGAACTCTGGCAGCATCTTTTTCTGTACAAAGAACAATTCTTCCACTTTCTTTTGCTTGCGCAGATATAGCGTCAATTCTGTTTTGGCTAATGGGTTCATGGTCATTAAACTTGTGATGAATGACTGATATCTTTTTTTCATGTAGATAATCTAATATGGGCTCCGGATTACTTATGCCGGTAACCAAAATTACACCTTTGTTGGCAATACTTTCCCAATCTTTACTTAGCTTGTTTCCAATGTTTACAGGCTCTTGATAAAGGATGGATGCAAAAAAATGAGGTGCTTGTGTATAATTCCCGATTCGGGACAAATGGGTTGATTGAGAAGACACTGAAGTATGCTTTGGGGTCTTGGTTGTAATCACGGTATCTGCTCTTTCGGCAGAAGAACGGAATTCTCTTAACATGCCTGCCGGCATTGGAAAATCATGATAAAATGGTTTTGCCCATTCAGTTAACAAAATGTAAAAGTCTGATTTTAGTCTAAAATGCTGAAAAGCATCATCCAAAAGCACCAAAGAAGTGTGAGGATAAAGTTCTTTGATTTTCCGAATTCCTTGCACCCTATTTTCGCAAACAAACACATTCAAATTAGAAAACCTTCTTTTTATCATCAAAGTTTCATCACCTCCTTGCGAGGCATTCATGGTAGGTTGTACTTCCAAAAAACCTTTGCTTTTTCTGCCGTAACCTCTGGAAAGAATGGCAGGTTTGATTCCTTTTGCGAGCAACTGTTCTGCAAGTAACATCACAATCGGTGATTTCCCGGTTCCTCCTACCCTAATATTACCCACGACAACAGAAGGAATTGGCGCTTTTGTCCTTTTTAACAAGCCTTTATCAAACAAGCACCATCGTAATTTTGCAATAACCCCGAATAGCCATGCTAAAGGCAATAAAAGAAATCTTAATCCCACAGGGCAAATTTGGTAAAAATCCTGACATTCGCACTAACTTTGCGCACTATGGTTGTAAAAGAAATCACCGACTTGATTGAACAAGTAGCTCCCTTATCCTTTCAAGAAAATTATGACAATGCGGGTTTAATTGTAGGAGAACATTCAAACAAAGTACAAGGAATCTTATTGTGTTTGGATATCACAGAGGCTGTTCTTGAGGAAGCTTTACAGCATAATTGCAATCTAATCATAGCCCATCATCCCATTGTTTTCAAGGGATTAAAGAAATTAAACGGCAAAAATTATGTTGAACGTGTGGTTATAAAAGCGATTCAAAACAATCTCAATCTATATGCCGCCCACACCAATTTAGACAACGTAATGAGCAATGGAGTGAACGAAAAAATTGCTTCGAAATTAGAATTGACACATATTCAAATTCTAAAACCACTGAGTGAGAACCTTGCCAAGTTAGTTACTTATTGCCCCCCTCAATACTCTGAAATGCTACGAAAATCGCTTTGGGAGGCCGGTTCCGGCAATATTGGCAAATACGACCAATGTAGTTTTTCCACGATTGGAACCGGTACATTCAGAGGAAATGAAGACTCTCATCCCTCTATTGGCACCAAAGGCGAACTTGAAAAAGTACAAGAAGAAAGGATTGAAATACTATTCGAAAAGCAGAATCAAAACCATTTAATCAAATCACTGAAACAAAACCACCCTTATGAAGAAGTGGCTTATGAGATTTATGACATTGCTAATGAAAACCAAACAAAGGG is drawn from Bacteroidota bacterium and contains these coding sequences:
- a CDS encoding Nif3-like dinuclear metal center hexameric protein produces the protein MVVKEITDLIEQVAPLSFQENYDNAGLIVGEHSNKVQGILLCLDITEAVLEEALQHNCNLIIAHHPIVFKGLKKLNGKNYVERVVIKAIQNNLNLYAAHTNLDNVMSNGVNEKIASKLELTHIQILKPLSENLAKLVTYCPPQYSEMLRKSLWEAGSGNIGKYDQCSFSTIGTGTFRGNEDSHPSIGTKGELEKVQEERIEILFEKQNQNHLIKSLKQNHPYEEVAYEIYDIANENQTKGAGVIGTLAEPLTQAEFLQFLKVKMNLTAIRYTETQTDYISKIAICGGSGRFLLEDAMRQGADVFVTADFKYHDYFEAEHKIMVCDIGHYESEIFTTEIFMKIIQEKFPKFAPRFTETNTNPIKYYI
- a CDS encoding gliding motility lipoprotein GldH, translating into MRVYLIIFLASLAIVGCNSKVLINDKADLPESGWTYDNIPSFPFEIIDTSICYNVNVNLQITDDYLYRNIYLLVHLRDPDGIDVTNRVELDLATVDGKWTGSGSGNNKSYNLPISKDLCLKKTGRYVIGFEQNMRDTILQNVQYVGTSISKGNPVF
- a CDS encoding 4'-phosphopantetheinyl transferase superfamily protein; translated protein: MPLIFKSNNGKGNALGIWRMDEPFSFFLENLNETEVYEEKLRNKQLERLGTRHLLNVLANRNIHHKVHYDSYGKPHLADGSTFISFSHKRNHVAVIISNENALTGIDIEELGNLPVKLAPKFISENDKVPDSVFSQQERATLIWSAKETLYKVYGKKELDFKQHLTVCFDKENRLNGFVNKGSYSQEIKLAYEFVDGLTLVHTL
- a CDS encoding ZIP family metal transporter; amino-acid sequence: MFEQIVNYLESVSPITAALYATLFTWFLTAVGAAFVFFFKEMNRKLFDVMLGFTGGVMVAASFWSLLVPAIDMSSGEKFMKVLPAAVGFSLGAGFIFILDKLLPHFHVESNATEGIKTSMKRTYLLVLAIVLHNIPEGLAVGVLFGGVGAGIPQASIAGAVVLALGIGFQNLPEGVAVAMPLRRLGMSRRKSFLYGQASALVEPVAGVLGAFAVSFFTPILPYALSFAAGAMIYVVVEEVIPETQQHNNTNIATLGFLGGFIVMMMLDVGLG
- a CDS encoding cation transporter, which gives rise to MSNQVIIKVDGMTCSNCARSVENAVADKGGSNIAVNLADKEVVFDNPNHIALAEITSEIERRGYTVIKDSIQDSASKKKA
- the lpxK gene encoding tetraacyldisaccharide 4'-kinase produces the protein MGLRFLLLPLAWLFGVIAKLRWCLFDKGLLKRTKAPIPSVVVGNIRVGGTGKSPIVMLLAEQLLAKGIKPAILSRGYGRKSKGFLEVQPTMNASQGGDETLMIKRRFSNLNVFVCENRVQGIRKIKELYPHTSLVLLDDAFQHFRLKSDFYILLTEWAKPFYHDFPMPAGMLREFRSSAERADTVITTKTPKHTSVSSQSTHLSRIGNYTQAPHFFASILYQEPVNIGNKLSKDWESIANKGVILVTGISNPEPILDYLHEKKISVIHHKFNDHEPISQNRIDAISAQAKESGRIVLCTEKDAARVQVSSETELWYYLPIKIEIENVDDLLKLIENNLNFSHHK